A single region of the Grus americana isolate bGruAme1 chromosome 3, bGruAme1.mat, whole genome shotgun sequence genome encodes:
- the MSH6 gene encoding DNA mismatch repair protein Msh6 isoform X1, translating into MSRQSTLLRFFPKASPVPPRAAEPAPATPQAGAETRRRASGEQNGREAVTSPAGAASNGAPGRAAARRKEAGEKGGGNGAAAKAPSVSCEYSPGDLVWAKMEGYPWWPCLIYNHPTERTIVRGKGKSTRVHVQFFDDSPTRGWVSIKYLRPYKGSSDGETLKGGMFYSTKPEIKRAMVLADDAMNKDKTKRLELAVCSEPSDTEEEEEEEMEQMSESASGNSDDCNSEEDVKSNKRVASRESAVKAKRRRVLDSDSDHDGSDVEFKPDVKEAASSEEASSGVDENESTDTETDAESVAESPVKVPSKRKRREISKPAKRTSLENERSETPKRAVTVSLEAKSKLTSFAAPESFESQASACNGGGISGFAAWEHEKLDWLQEGKKKDAHRRRQGDPDYDPCTLYVPEDYLNKCTPGMRRWWQLKSQNFDAVIFYKVGKFYELYHMDAVTGVNELGLIFMKGTWAHSGFPETAFGRFSDVLVQKGYKVARVEQTETPEMMETRYKSMAHPTKFDKVVRREICRIITKGTQTYSVLDCDPSENHNKYLLCVKEKEDSSGQRVYGVCFVDTSVGKFYVGQFSDDRHCSRFRTLVAHYTPVQVLYEKGNLSVDTQKILKGSLVSCIQEGLISGSQFWNASKTLKVLLEEGYFKEKQNSENGCCLPSVVKCLTSESDSLGLTPGENSELALSALGGCVFYLKKCLIDQELLSLANFEEYVPVDIDTAKTTSSSSFFAKTDQRMVLDGVTLMNLEVLQNGTNGTTEGTLLERIDSCCTPFGKRLLKQWLCAPLCNPKSINDRLDAVEDLLAVPHKMSEVSEHLKKLPDLERLLSKIHSIGSPLKSQNHPDSRAIFYEEIKYSKKKIADFLSALEGFKVMNEIVDVMEEIASDFKSKVLKQLVTRKAKNPDGRFPDLSAELKRWDTAFDHNQARKTGVITPKAGFDPDYDKALQDIKAVEEDLHKYLDKQRKLLGFKSMLYWGAGKNRYQMEIPESAISRNLPEEYELKSTRKGYKRYWTKEIEKMLAAMVNAEERRDAALKDCMRRLFYNFDKNSKDWQTAVECIAVLDVLMSLANYSQDGDGPLCRPVILLPVDSAPPFLELKNSRHPCITKTFFGDDFIPNDIVIGSKDEDGGSEASCVLVTGPNMGGKSTLMRQAGLLVIMAQLGCYVPAEVCRLTPIDRVFTRLGASDRIMSGESTFFVELSETSSILQHATEHSLVLVDELGRGTATFDGTAIASAVVKELAEKIQCRTLFSTHYHSLVEDYAHNVAVRLGHMACMVENENEDPSQETITFLYKFIEGACPKSYGFNAARLANIPEEVIQKGHRKAREFEKTTISLRIFRYLCLVVDGATSDANAVQKLTAMLEHL; encoded by the exons ATGTCTCGCCAGAGCACCCTGCTCCGCTTCTTCCCAAAGGCCTCCCCGGTACCGCCTCGGGCGGCTGAACCGGCACCGGCCACTCCGCAGGCCGGCGCGGAGACCCGCCGCCGCGCTTCGGGGGAACAGAATGGCCGCGAGGCCGTCACCAGCCCCGCCGGTGCGGCGAGCAACGGCGCACCGGGCAGAGCTGCGGCCCGGCGTAAGGAGGCGGGGGAGAAGGGCGGAGGGAACGGCGCGGCCGCCAAGGCCCCCAG TGTCTCCTGTGAGTATTCACCTGGTGACTTGGTGTGGGCCAAGATGGAAGGTTATCCTTGGTGGCCATGCCTCATATACAACCATCCGACTGAAAGAACAATAgtcagaggaaaaggaaaatccacTCGTGTCCATGTACAGTTTTTTGATGACAGCCCTACAAGGGGCTGGGTCAGTATTAAGTATCTGAGGCCATATAAAG GTTCATCAGATGGGGAGACGCTGAAGGGAGGTATGTTTTACAGTACAAAGCCTGAAATCAAAAGAGCAATGGTTCTAGCGGATGATGCAATGAATAAAGATAAGACTAAGCGGCTCGAACTGGCAGTATGCAGTGAACCTTCAgacacagaggaggaggaagaggaggaaatggag cagatgAGTGAAAGTGCATCAGGCAACAGTGATGACTGCAATAGTGAGGAGGATGTGAAGAGTAATAAGCGGGTAGCAAGCAGGGAAAGTGCcgtaaaagcaaaaagaagaagagTGTTGGATTCTGACAGTGATCATGATGGCTCTGACGTAGAGTTCAAGCCTGATGTGAAAGAAGCGGCAAGCAGCGAGGAAGCTAGTAGTGGGGTGGATGAAAATGAATCTACTGACACAGAGACAGATGCAGAGAGTGTTGCAGAAAGTCCTGTAAAAGTCCCCTCTAAACGAAAGAGAAGAGAGATAAGCAAGCCTGCTAAAAGGACTAGCTTAGAAAATGAACGTTCTGAAACACCCAAAAGAGCAGTAACGGTTTCTTTAGAAGCCAAGTCTAAGCTGACATCATTTGCAGCACCTGAAAGTTTTGAGTCTCAAGCAAGTGCTTGCAATGGAGGAGGCATCAGTGGCTTCGCAGCATGGGAACATGAAAAGCTGGATtggctgcaggaagggaaaaagaaagacgCACACAGGAGGCGGCAGGGTGACCCTGATTATGACCCGTGTACTCTGTACGTACCTGAGGACTATCTCAACAAGTGTACGCCAGGAATGCGGAGGTGGTGGCAGCTGAAAAGTCAAAACTTTGACGCTGTGATTTTCTACAAAGTTGGAAAATTCTATGAGTTGTATCATATGGATGCAGTCACTGGTGTAAATGAGTTGGGCCTGATCTTTATGAAAGGTACTTGGGCCCATTCCGGTTTTCCAGAAACTGCGTTTGGCAGATTCTCTGATGTTCTAGTGCAGAAAGGCTACAAGGTAGCCCGTGTTGAGCAAACAGAAACTCCTGAAATGATGGAAACGCGCTACAAGTCAATGGCCCACCCAACAAAATTTGACAAGGTTGTACGCCGAGAAATATGCAGAATCATCACCAAAGGCACTCAGACTTACAGCGTTCTGGACTGCGATCCCTCTGAGAACCATAACAAATACCTTCTGTGCGTTAAGGAGAAAGAAGACTCCTCTGGACAACGTGTCTATGGGGTCTGCTTTGTTGACACATCGGTGGGGAAGTTTTATGTAGGCCAGTTCTCAGATGACCGGCATTGTTCAAGGTTTAGGACTTTAGTAGCGCATTACACTCCTGTGCAGGTACTGTATGAGAAGGGGAACCTGTCTGTGGACACACAGAAGATACTGAAAGGCTCGCTTGTTTCTTGCATTCAGGAAGGGCTGATCTCTGGTTCCCAGTTCTGGAACGCATCTAAAACACTAAAAGTCCTTCTTGAAGAAGGATATTTCAAGGAGAAACAGAACTCTGAAAATGGATGTTGTCTGCCCTCTGTAGTCAAATGTCTGACTTCAGAGAGTGACTCACTGGGATTAACTCCTGGTGAAAACAGCGAATTAGCTTTGTCAGCTCTTGGGGGATGTGTCTTCTATCTCAAAAAATGTCTGATTGATCAGGAGCTGTTATCGCTGGCAAATTTCGAGGAGTATGTCCCTGTGGATATTGATACTGCAAAAACTACAAGTTCAAGTAGTTTCTTTGCCAAAACTGACCAGCGGATGGTGCTGGATGGAGTCACCCTGATGAACTTGGAAGTCCTGCAGAACGGAACCAATGGAACCACGGAAGGTACTTTGCTGGAAAGGATTGATTCTTGTTGCACGCCATTTGGGAAGCGACTCCTGAAACAGTGGCTCTGCGCTCCGCTTTGTAATCCTAAATCCATCAACGATCGTTTGGATGCTGTTGAGGACCTTCTGGCAGTACCACATAAAATGTCTGAAGTCAGCGAGCACCTCAAGAAACTTCCTGACCTCGAAAGGCTGCTCAGCAAAATTCACAGTATTGGTTCACCGCTTAAAAGTCAGAACCATCCTGACAGCAGGGCCATCTTTTATGAAGAaatcaaatacagcaaaaaaaaaattgctgactTTTTGTCTGCACTGGAGGGGTTTAAAGTAATGAATGAAATTGTTGATGTCATGGAAGAAATCGCCAGTGACTTCAAATCTAAAGTCCTTAAGCAGCTGGTGACCCGCAAAGCCAAAAATCCAGATGGCCGGTTCCCAGACCTGAGTGCAGAGCTTAAAAGATGGGATACTGCCTTTGATCATAACCAGGCTCGAAAGACAGGAGTGATTACTCCGAAGGCAGGCTTTGACCCCGATTATGATAAAGCACTACAGGATATCAAGGCTGTTGAGGAAGATCTTCACAAGTACCTGGATAAGCAACGCAAACTGCTTGGATTCAAATCCATGCTGTACTGGGGGGCAGGCAAAAACCGATACCAAATGGAAATACCAGAAAGTGCAATATCACGTAATTTGCCTGAGGAATATGAGTTGAAGTCAACGAGGAAGGGATATAAGCGCTACTGGACCAAGGAGATCGAGAAGATGCTGGCGGCAATGGTTAATGCTGAAGAGCGCAGAGATGCAGCACTAAAAGACTGTATGAGGCGTTTATTTTACAACTTtgataaaaatagcaaagactGGCAGACAGCTGTGGAATGCATTGCTGTGTTAG ATGTTTTGATGTCCCTTGCTAACTACAGTCAAGATGGTGATGGACCCCTGTGCCGACCTGTAATTCTACTGCCTGTGGATAGTGCGCCTCCCTTCCTGGAACTTAAAAACTCACGTCATCCGTGCATTACGAAAACTTTCTTTGGGGATGATTTTATTCCTAATGACATTGTGATAGGCAGCAAAGATGAAGATGGCGGTAGTGAAGCTTCCTGTGTGTTAGTAACTGGCCCAAATATGGGTGGCAAATCTACGCTCATGAGACAG GCTGGTCTCCTGGTTATAATGGCTCAACTGGGATGCTACGTACCTGCTGAAGTCTGCAGGCTTACACCGATTGACAGAGTATTTACGAGGCTGGGTGCCTCAGACAGAATTATGTCAG GTGAAAGTACCTTTTTTGTTGAATTGAGCGAGACTTCCAGCATTCTCCAGCATGCAACAGAGCATTCCCTTGTTCTTGTGGATGAACTAG gcagggGCACAGCTACTTTTGATGGAACGGCCATAGCAAGTGCAGTTGTGAAAGAACTTGCAGAGAAAATCCAGTGTCGCACTCTCTTCTCCACACACTACCATTCACTGGTAGAGGACTATGCACACAACGTGGCTGTGCGGCTTGGGCACATG GCATGTATGGttgaaaatgagaatgaagATCCAAGCCAGGAAACAATTACATTCCTGTATAAGTTCATTGAAggagcatgtccaaagagtTATGGCTTCAACGCAGCAAGACTTGCTAATATTCCAGAGGAAGTGATTCAGAAGGggcacagaaaagcaagagagtTTGAAAAAACAACCATTTCACTGCGAATATTTAG GTATCTGTGCCTGGTGGTGGATGGTGCAACGAGTGATGCCAATGCTGTTCAGAAACTTACCGCTATGCTTGAGCATCTGTAA
- the MSH6 gene encoding DNA mismatch repair protein Msh6 isoform X2 yields MSRQSTLLRFFPKASPVPPRAAEPAPATPQAGAETRRRASGEQNGREAVTSPAGAASNGAPGRAAARRKEAGEKGGGNGAAAKAPSVSCEYSPGDLVWAKMEGYPWWPCLIYNHPTERTIVRGKGKSTRVHVQFFDDSPTRGWVSIKYLRPYKGSSDGETLKGGMFYSTKPEIKRAMVLADDAMNKDKTKRLELAVCSEPSDTEEEEEEEMEMSESASGNSDDCNSEEDVKSNKRVASRESAVKAKRRRVLDSDSDHDGSDVEFKPDVKEAASSEEASSGVDENESTDTETDAESVAESPVKVPSKRKRREISKPAKRTSLENERSETPKRAVTVSLEAKSKLTSFAAPESFESQASACNGGGISGFAAWEHEKLDWLQEGKKKDAHRRRQGDPDYDPCTLYVPEDYLNKCTPGMRRWWQLKSQNFDAVIFYKVGKFYELYHMDAVTGVNELGLIFMKGTWAHSGFPETAFGRFSDVLVQKGYKVARVEQTETPEMMETRYKSMAHPTKFDKVVRREICRIITKGTQTYSVLDCDPSENHNKYLLCVKEKEDSSGQRVYGVCFVDTSVGKFYVGQFSDDRHCSRFRTLVAHYTPVQVLYEKGNLSVDTQKILKGSLVSCIQEGLISGSQFWNASKTLKVLLEEGYFKEKQNSENGCCLPSVVKCLTSESDSLGLTPGENSELALSALGGCVFYLKKCLIDQELLSLANFEEYVPVDIDTAKTTSSSSFFAKTDQRMVLDGVTLMNLEVLQNGTNGTTEGTLLERIDSCCTPFGKRLLKQWLCAPLCNPKSINDRLDAVEDLLAVPHKMSEVSEHLKKLPDLERLLSKIHSIGSPLKSQNHPDSRAIFYEEIKYSKKKIADFLSALEGFKVMNEIVDVMEEIASDFKSKVLKQLVTRKAKNPDGRFPDLSAELKRWDTAFDHNQARKTGVITPKAGFDPDYDKALQDIKAVEEDLHKYLDKQRKLLGFKSMLYWGAGKNRYQMEIPESAISRNLPEEYELKSTRKGYKRYWTKEIEKMLAAMVNAEERRDAALKDCMRRLFYNFDKNSKDWQTAVECIAVLDVLMSLANYSQDGDGPLCRPVILLPVDSAPPFLELKNSRHPCITKTFFGDDFIPNDIVIGSKDEDGGSEASCVLVTGPNMGGKSTLMRQAGLLVIMAQLGCYVPAEVCRLTPIDRVFTRLGASDRIMSGESTFFVELSETSSILQHATEHSLVLVDELGRGTATFDGTAIASAVVKELAEKIQCRTLFSTHYHSLVEDYAHNVAVRLGHMACMVENENEDPSQETITFLYKFIEGACPKSYGFNAARLANIPEEVIQKGHRKAREFEKTTISLRIFRYLCLVVDGATSDANAVQKLTAMLEHL; encoded by the exons ATGTCTCGCCAGAGCACCCTGCTCCGCTTCTTCCCAAAGGCCTCCCCGGTACCGCCTCGGGCGGCTGAACCGGCACCGGCCACTCCGCAGGCCGGCGCGGAGACCCGCCGCCGCGCTTCGGGGGAACAGAATGGCCGCGAGGCCGTCACCAGCCCCGCCGGTGCGGCGAGCAACGGCGCACCGGGCAGAGCTGCGGCCCGGCGTAAGGAGGCGGGGGAGAAGGGCGGAGGGAACGGCGCGGCCGCCAAGGCCCCCAG TGTCTCCTGTGAGTATTCACCTGGTGACTTGGTGTGGGCCAAGATGGAAGGTTATCCTTGGTGGCCATGCCTCATATACAACCATCCGACTGAAAGAACAATAgtcagaggaaaaggaaaatccacTCGTGTCCATGTACAGTTTTTTGATGACAGCCCTACAAGGGGCTGGGTCAGTATTAAGTATCTGAGGCCATATAAAG GTTCATCAGATGGGGAGACGCTGAAGGGAGGTATGTTTTACAGTACAAAGCCTGAAATCAAAAGAGCAATGGTTCTAGCGGATGATGCAATGAATAAAGATAAGACTAAGCGGCTCGAACTGGCAGTATGCAGTGAACCTTCAgacacagaggaggaggaagaggaggaaatggag atgAGTGAAAGTGCATCAGGCAACAGTGATGACTGCAATAGTGAGGAGGATGTGAAGAGTAATAAGCGGGTAGCAAGCAGGGAAAGTGCcgtaaaagcaaaaagaagaagagTGTTGGATTCTGACAGTGATCATGATGGCTCTGACGTAGAGTTCAAGCCTGATGTGAAAGAAGCGGCAAGCAGCGAGGAAGCTAGTAGTGGGGTGGATGAAAATGAATCTACTGACACAGAGACAGATGCAGAGAGTGTTGCAGAAAGTCCTGTAAAAGTCCCCTCTAAACGAAAGAGAAGAGAGATAAGCAAGCCTGCTAAAAGGACTAGCTTAGAAAATGAACGTTCTGAAACACCCAAAAGAGCAGTAACGGTTTCTTTAGAAGCCAAGTCTAAGCTGACATCATTTGCAGCACCTGAAAGTTTTGAGTCTCAAGCAAGTGCTTGCAATGGAGGAGGCATCAGTGGCTTCGCAGCATGGGAACATGAAAAGCTGGATtggctgcaggaagggaaaaagaaagacgCACACAGGAGGCGGCAGGGTGACCCTGATTATGACCCGTGTACTCTGTACGTACCTGAGGACTATCTCAACAAGTGTACGCCAGGAATGCGGAGGTGGTGGCAGCTGAAAAGTCAAAACTTTGACGCTGTGATTTTCTACAAAGTTGGAAAATTCTATGAGTTGTATCATATGGATGCAGTCACTGGTGTAAATGAGTTGGGCCTGATCTTTATGAAAGGTACTTGGGCCCATTCCGGTTTTCCAGAAACTGCGTTTGGCAGATTCTCTGATGTTCTAGTGCAGAAAGGCTACAAGGTAGCCCGTGTTGAGCAAACAGAAACTCCTGAAATGATGGAAACGCGCTACAAGTCAATGGCCCACCCAACAAAATTTGACAAGGTTGTACGCCGAGAAATATGCAGAATCATCACCAAAGGCACTCAGACTTACAGCGTTCTGGACTGCGATCCCTCTGAGAACCATAACAAATACCTTCTGTGCGTTAAGGAGAAAGAAGACTCCTCTGGACAACGTGTCTATGGGGTCTGCTTTGTTGACACATCGGTGGGGAAGTTTTATGTAGGCCAGTTCTCAGATGACCGGCATTGTTCAAGGTTTAGGACTTTAGTAGCGCATTACACTCCTGTGCAGGTACTGTATGAGAAGGGGAACCTGTCTGTGGACACACAGAAGATACTGAAAGGCTCGCTTGTTTCTTGCATTCAGGAAGGGCTGATCTCTGGTTCCCAGTTCTGGAACGCATCTAAAACACTAAAAGTCCTTCTTGAAGAAGGATATTTCAAGGAGAAACAGAACTCTGAAAATGGATGTTGTCTGCCCTCTGTAGTCAAATGTCTGACTTCAGAGAGTGACTCACTGGGATTAACTCCTGGTGAAAACAGCGAATTAGCTTTGTCAGCTCTTGGGGGATGTGTCTTCTATCTCAAAAAATGTCTGATTGATCAGGAGCTGTTATCGCTGGCAAATTTCGAGGAGTATGTCCCTGTGGATATTGATACTGCAAAAACTACAAGTTCAAGTAGTTTCTTTGCCAAAACTGACCAGCGGATGGTGCTGGATGGAGTCACCCTGATGAACTTGGAAGTCCTGCAGAACGGAACCAATGGAACCACGGAAGGTACTTTGCTGGAAAGGATTGATTCTTGTTGCACGCCATTTGGGAAGCGACTCCTGAAACAGTGGCTCTGCGCTCCGCTTTGTAATCCTAAATCCATCAACGATCGTTTGGATGCTGTTGAGGACCTTCTGGCAGTACCACATAAAATGTCTGAAGTCAGCGAGCACCTCAAGAAACTTCCTGACCTCGAAAGGCTGCTCAGCAAAATTCACAGTATTGGTTCACCGCTTAAAAGTCAGAACCATCCTGACAGCAGGGCCATCTTTTATGAAGAaatcaaatacagcaaaaaaaaaattgctgactTTTTGTCTGCACTGGAGGGGTTTAAAGTAATGAATGAAATTGTTGATGTCATGGAAGAAATCGCCAGTGACTTCAAATCTAAAGTCCTTAAGCAGCTGGTGACCCGCAAAGCCAAAAATCCAGATGGCCGGTTCCCAGACCTGAGTGCAGAGCTTAAAAGATGGGATACTGCCTTTGATCATAACCAGGCTCGAAAGACAGGAGTGATTACTCCGAAGGCAGGCTTTGACCCCGATTATGATAAAGCACTACAGGATATCAAGGCTGTTGAGGAAGATCTTCACAAGTACCTGGATAAGCAACGCAAACTGCTTGGATTCAAATCCATGCTGTACTGGGGGGCAGGCAAAAACCGATACCAAATGGAAATACCAGAAAGTGCAATATCACGTAATTTGCCTGAGGAATATGAGTTGAAGTCAACGAGGAAGGGATATAAGCGCTACTGGACCAAGGAGATCGAGAAGATGCTGGCGGCAATGGTTAATGCTGAAGAGCGCAGAGATGCAGCACTAAAAGACTGTATGAGGCGTTTATTTTACAACTTtgataaaaatagcaaagactGGCAGACAGCTGTGGAATGCATTGCTGTGTTAG ATGTTTTGATGTCCCTTGCTAACTACAGTCAAGATGGTGATGGACCCCTGTGCCGACCTGTAATTCTACTGCCTGTGGATAGTGCGCCTCCCTTCCTGGAACTTAAAAACTCACGTCATCCGTGCATTACGAAAACTTTCTTTGGGGATGATTTTATTCCTAATGACATTGTGATAGGCAGCAAAGATGAAGATGGCGGTAGTGAAGCTTCCTGTGTGTTAGTAACTGGCCCAAATATGGGTGGCAAATCTACGCTCATGAGACAG GCTGGTCTCCTGGTTATAATGGCTCAACTGGGATGCTACGTACCTGCTGAAGTCTGCAGGCTTACACCGATTGACAGAGTATTTACGAGGCTGGGTGCCTCAGACAGAATTATGTCAG GTGAAAGTACCTTTTTTGTTGAATTGAGCGAGACTTCCAGCATTCTCCAGCATGCAACAGAGCATTCCCTTGTTCTTGTGGATGAACTAG gcagggGCACAGCTACTTTTGATGGAACGGCCATAGCAAGTGCAGTTGTGAAAGAACTTGCAGAGAAAATCCAGTGTCGCACTCTCTTCTCCACACACTACCATTCACTGGTAGAGGACTATGCACACAACGTGGCTGTGCGGCTTGGGCACATG GCATGTATGGttgaaaatgagaatgaagATCCAAGCCAGGAAACAATTACATTCCTGTATAAGTTCATTGAAggagcatgtccaaagagtTATGGCTTCAACGCAGCAAGACTTGCTAATATTCCAGAGGAAGTGATTCAGAAGGggcacagaaaagcaagagagtTTGAAAAAACAACCATTTCACTGCGAATATTTAG GTATCTGTGCCTGGTGGTGGATGGTGCAACGAGTGATGCCAATGCTGTTCAGAAACTTACCGCTATGCTTGAGCATCTGTAA